A stretch of Pogona vitticeps strain Pit_001003342236 chromosome 5, PviZW2.1, whole genome shotgun sequence DNA encodes these proteins:
- the LOXL3 gene encoding lysyl oxidase homolog 3 isoform X1 produces MGFDGGHPSSQGPGREEEEKEEEEEEEEEEETMGVALGFLCGVLLWGSMVQTSPRTSAPTPTSTSIPTLTRQSPGTPKLQFRLAGYPRKHNEGRVEVFYNQEWGTICDDDFTLANAHVLCRHLGFVAATGWTHSAKYGKGVGRIWLDNVNCRGSEKSIQDCQSRGWGVSDCSHEEDAGVVCKDERIPGFVDSNVIETEQNQVEELRLRPVVSHAQRALPVTEGIVEVRYKGGWAQICDENWDSRNSHVVCGMLGFPAEKKVNRNFYKRVSKPHHPKPRRWEDFRGKKRLYLERQQPAYRLHSVACTGTEVHLSMCSFEFYKGNATGACKGGMPAVVSCVPGPLFAPGQAQKQKRRRQQQQQQQQQDQRQHRVRLKGGAGTGEGRVEVLKKGEWGTVCDDRWNLVSASVVCRELGFGSAKEALTGARMGQGMGAIHMNEVQCLGPEKSLWSCPHKNITREDCKHSEDAGVRCNIPYMGYETTIRLSGGRSRSEGRVEVALGAGSNGAHTWGLICGEGWGTLEAAVACRQLGLGFANHGLQETWYWDASNVTEMVLSGVKCAGHEMTLSHCQHHSTVSCQKTGTRFAAGVICSETASDLLLHAPLVQETAYIEDRPLHMLYCAAEENCLSSSARNANWPYGHRRLLRFSSQIHNNGRADFRPKAGRHSWVWHECHGHYHSMDIFTYYDLLTSNGTKVAEGHKASFCLEDTECEEDVSKRYECANFGEQGITVGCWDLYRHDIDCQWIDITDVKAGNYILQVVINPRYEVAESDFTNNAMKCNCKYDGHRIWVHSCHIGDALSEEANRRFEQYPGQLNNQIV; encoded by the exons GTCCaggcagagaggaagaagaaaaagaagaggaggaggaggaggaagaggaagaggagaccaTGGGTGTGGCCCTCGGCTTCCTTTGTGGGGTCTTGCTATGGGGGAGCATGGTCCAGACCAGTCCCCGCAcctccgcccccacccccacctccacttCCATCCCCACCCTGACGAGGCAGAGCCCAGGGACACCCAAGCTGCAGTTCCGTCTGGCTGGCTACCCCCGGAAGCACAATGAGGGGCGTGTCGAGGTCTTCTACAACCAGGAGTGGGGCACCATCTGTGATGATGACTTCACGCTGGCAAATGCCCACGTTCTCTGCCGCCACCTGGGCTTTGTGGCTGCCACTGGCTGGACCCACAGCGCAAAATATGGCAAAGGCGTAG GTCGCATCTGGCTGGACAATGTGAACTGCCGGGGCAGCGAGAAAAGCATCCAGGACTGCCAGTCTCGGGGCTGGGGTGTCAGTGATTGCTCGCACGAGGAGGATGCTGGCGTTGTCTGCAAGGATGAGCGCATCCCAGGCTTTGTGGACTCCAATGTCATTGAG ACCGAGCAGAACCAGGTGGAGGAGCTGCGCCTGCGGCCGGTGGTCTCCCACGCCCAGCGGGCCTTGCCGGTGACCGAAGGCATCGTGGAGGTGCGCTACAAGGGCGGCTGGGCCCAGATATGCGACGAGAACTGGGACAGCCGGAACAGCCACGTGGTCTGCGGCATGCTGGGCTTCCCTGCGGAGAAGAAGGTCAACCGCAACTTCTACAA GCGGGTTTCCAAGCCCCACCACCCCAAACCTAGACGCTGGGAGGACTTTAGGGGCAAGAAGAG gctGTACCTGGAGCGCCAGCAGCCTGCCTACCGGCTGCACTCCGTGGCCTGCACGGGGACGGAGGTCCACCTTTCCATGTGCTCCTTTGAGTTCTACAAGGGGAACGCCACGGGGGCCTGTAAGGGGGGGATGCCGGCTGTGGTGAGCTGCGTGCCCGGGCCCCTCTTTGCCCCCGGCCAGGCCCAGAAGCAgaagaggaggcggcagcagcagcagcagcagcagcagcaggaccagCGGCAG CATCGTGTCCGTCTGAAGGGTGGGGCCGGGACCGGAGAGGGGCGCGTGGAGGTGCTGAAGAAGGGCGAGTGGGGCACCGTCTGTGACGACCGCTGGAACCTGGTCTCCGCCAGCGTCGTTTGCCGTGAGCTGGGCTTTGGGAGCGCCAAGGAGGCCCTGACGGGCGCGCGCATGGGCCAAG GCATGGGTGCAATCCACATGAACGAGGTGCAGTGCCTGGGCCCTGAGAAGTCCCTCTGGAGTTGCCCGCACAAGAACATCACCCGGGAGGACTGCAAGCACTCAGAGGATGCCGGCGTCCGCTGCAACATCCCTTACATGGGCTATGAGACCACG ATCCGCTTGAGTGGGGGCCGCAGTCGCTCTGAGGGGCGGGTCGAAGTGGCTTTAGGGGCTGGGAGCAATGGGGCCCACACGTGGGGCTTGATTTGCGGAGAAGGCTGGGGCACCCTGGAAGCCGCGGTGGCTTGCCGCCAGCTGGGGCTGGGGTTTGCCAACCACGGCTTGCAA GAAACATGGTACTGGGATGCCAGCAATGTGACCGAGATGGTGCTGAGCGGCGTGAAGTGTGCGGGCCACGAGATGACGCTGAGCCACTGCCAGCACCACAGCACAGTCAGCTGCCAGAAGACGGGCACTCGCTTTGCAGCTGGCGTCATCTGCTCTGAGA CTGCCTCAGATCTGCTCCTCCATGCACCACTGGTGCAGGAGACGGCCTACATCGAGGACCGCCCTCTACACATGCTCTACTGTGCTGCGGAGGAGAACTGCCTCTCCAGCAGTGCCCGCAATGCCAACTGGCCCTATGGACACCGCCGCCTCCTGCGCTTCTCCTCCCAGATCCACAATAATGGCCGAGCGGACTTCCGTCCCAAGGCAGGACGCCACTCCTGGGTCTGGCATGAATGCCACGG GCACTACCACAGCATGGACATCTTCACCTACTATGACCTCCTGACATCAAATGGCACCAAGGTAGCCGAGGGGCACAAGGCCAGCTTTTGCCTGGAGGACACGGAGTGTGAAGAAG ATGTGAGCAAGCGCTACGAGTGTGCGAACTTTGGGGAGCAGGGCATCACGGTGGGTTGCTGGGACCTCTATCGTCACGACATTGACTGCCAGTGGATTGACATCACGGACGTCAAGGCTGGGAACTACATCTTGCAG
- the LOXL3 gene encoding lysyl oxidase homolog 3 isoform X3 has translation MGFDGGHPSSQGPGREEEEKEEEEEEEEEEETMGVALGFLCGVLLWGSMVQTSPRTSAPTPTSTSIPTLTRQSPGTPKLQFRLAGYPRKHNEGRVEVFYNQEWGTICDDDFTLANAHVLCRHLGFVAATGWTHSAKYGKGVGRIWLDNVNCRGSEKSIQDCQSRGWGVSDCSHEEDAGVVCKDERIPGFVDSNVIETEQNQVEELRLRPVVSHAQRALPVTEGIVEVRYKGGWAQICDENWDSRNSHVVCGMLGFPAEKKVNRNFYKLYLERQQPAYRLHSVACTGTEVHLSMCSFEFYKGNATGACKGGMPAVVSCVPGPLFAPGQAQKQKRRRQQQQQQQQQDQRQHRVRLKGGAGTGEGRVEVLKKGEWGTVCDDRWNLVSASVVCRELGFGSAKEALTGARMGQGMGAIHMNEVQCLGPEKSLWSCPHKNITREDCKHSEDAGVRCNIPYMGYETTIRLSGGRSRSEGRVEVALGAGSNGAHTWGLICGEGWGTLEAAVACRQLGLGFANHGLQETWYWDASNVTEMVLSGVKCAGHEMTLSHCQHHSTVSCQKTGTRFAAGVICSETASDLLLHAPLVQETAYIEDRPLHMLYCAAEENCLSSSARNANWPYGHRRLLRFSSQIHNNGRADFRPKAGRHSWVWHECHGHYHSMDIFTYYDLLTSNGTKVAEGHKASFCLEDTECEEDVSKRYECANFGEQGITVGCWDLYRHDIDCQWIDITDVKAGNYILQVVINPRYEVAESDFTNNAMKCNCKYDGHRIWVHSCHIGDALSEEANRRFEQYPGQLNNQIV, from the exons GTCCaggcagagaggaagaagaaaaagaagaggaggaggaggaggaagaggaagaggagaccaTGGGTGTGGCCCTCGGCTTCCTTTGTGGGGTCTTGCTATGGGGGAGCATGGTCCAGACCAGTCCCCGCAcctccgcccccacccccacctccacttCCATCCCCACCCTGACGAGGCAGAGCCCAGGGACACCCAAGCTGCAGTTCCGTCTGGCTGGCTACCCCCGGAAGCACAATGAGGGGCGTGTCGAGGTCTTCTACAACCAGGAGTGGGGCACCATCTGTGATGATGACTTCACGCTGGCAAATGCCCACGTTCTCTGCCGCCACCTGGGCTTTGTGGCTGCCACTGGCTGGACCCACAGCGCAAAATATGGCAAAGGCGTAG GTCGCATCTGGCTGGACAATGTGAACTGCCGGGGCAGCGAGAAAAGCATCCAGGACTGCCAGTCTCGGGGCTGGGGTGTCAGTGATTGCTCGCACGAGGAGGATGCTGGCGTTGTCTGCAAGGATGAGCGCATCCCAGGCTTTGTGGACTCCAATGTCATTGAG ACCGAGCAGAACCAGGTGGAGGAGCTGCGCCTGCGGCCGGTGGTCTCCCACGCCCAGCGGGCCTTGCCGGTGACCGAAGGCATCGTGGAGGTGCGCTACAAGGGCGGCTGGGCCCAGATATGCGACGAGAACTGGGACAGCCGGAACAGCCACGTGGTCTGCGGCATGCTGGGCTTCCCTGCGGAGAAGAAGGTCAACCGCAACTTCTACAA gctGTACCTGGAGCGCCAGCAGCCTGCCTACCGGCTGCACTCCGTGGCCTGCACGGGGACGGAGGTCCACCTTTCCATGTGCTCCTTTGAGTTCTACAAGGGGAACGCCACGGGGGCCTGTAAGGGGGGGATGCCGGCTGTGGTGAGCTGCGTGCCCGGGCCCCTCTTTGCCCCCGGCCAGGCCCAGAAGCAgaagaggaggcggcagcagcagcagcagcagcagcagcaggaccagCGGCAG CATCGTGTCCGTCTGAAGGGTGGGGCCGGGACCGGAGAGGGGCGCGTGGAGGTGCTGAAGAAGGGCGAGTGGGGCACCGTCTGTGACGACCGCTGGAACCTGGTCTCCGCCAGCGTCGTTTGCCGTGAGCTGGGCTTTGGGAGCGCCAAGGAGGCCCTGACGGGCGCGCGCATGGGCCAAG GCATGGGTGCAATCCACATGAACGAGGTGCAGTGCCTGGGCCCTGAGAAGTCCCTCTGGAGTTGCCCGCACAAGAACATCACCCGGGAGGACTGCAAGCACTCAGAGGATGCCGGCGTCCGCTGCAACATCCCTTACATGGGCTATGAGACCACG ATCCGCTTGAGTGGGGGCCGCAGTCGCTCTGAGGGGCGGGTCGAAGTGGCTTTAGGGGCTGGGAGCAATGGGGCCCACACGTGGGGCTTGATTTGCGGAGAAGGCTGGGGCACCCTGGAAGCCGCGGTGGCTTGCCGCCAGCTGGGGCTGGGGTTTGCCAACCACGGCTTGCAA GAAACATGGTACTGGGATGCCAGCAATGTGACCGAGATGGTGCTGAGCGGCGTGAAGTGTGCGGGCCACGAGATGACGCTGAGCCACTGCCAGCACCACAGCACAGTCAGCTGCCAGAAGACGGGCACTCGCTTTGCAGCTGGCGTCATCTGCTCTGAGA CTGCCTCAGATCTGCTCCTCCATGCACCACTGGTGCAGGAGACGGCCTACATCGAGGACCGCCCTCTACACATGCTCTACTGTGCTGCGGAGGAGAACTGCCTCTCCAGCAGTGCCCGCAATGCCAACTGGCCCTATGGACACCGCCGCCTCCTGCGCTTCTCCTCCCAGATCCACAATAATGGCCGAGCGGACTTCCGTCCCAAGGCAGGACGCCACTCCTGGGTCTGGCATGAATGCCACGG GCACTACCACAGCATGGACATCTTCACCTACTATGACCTCCTGACATCAAATGGCACCAAGGTAGCCGAGGGGCACAAGGCCAGCTTTTGCCTGGAGGACACGGAGTGTGAAGAAG ATGTGAGCAAGCGCTACGAGTGTGCGAACTTTGGGGAGCAGGGCATCACGGTGGGTTGCTGGGACCTCTATCGTCACGACATTGACTGCCAGTGGATTGACATCACGGACGTCAAGGCTGGGAACTACATCTTGCAG
- the LOXL3 gene encoding lysyl oxidase homolog 3 isoform X2, giving the protein MGFDGGHPSSQGPGREEEEKEEEEEEEEEEETMGVALGFLCGVLLWGSMVQTSPRTSAPTPTSTSIPTLTRQSPGTPKLQFRLAGYPRKHNEGRVEVFYNQEWGTICDDDFTLANAHVLCRHLGFVAATGWTHSAKYGKGVGRIWLDNVNCRGSEKSIQDCQSRGWGVSDCSHEEDAGVVCKDERIPGFVDSNVIETEQNQVEELRLRPVVSHAQRALPVTEGIVEVRYKGGWAQICDENWDSRNSHVVCGMLGFPAEKKVNRNFYKRVSKPHHPKPRRWEDFRGKKRLYLERQQPAYRLHSVACTGTEVHLSMCSFEFYKGNATGACKGGMPAVVSCVPGPLFAPGQAQKQKRRRQQQQQQQQQDQRQHRVRLKGGAGTGEGRVEVLKKGEWGTVCDDRWNLVSASVVCRELGFGSAKEALTGARMGQGMGAIHMNEVQCLGPEKSLWSCPHKNITREDCKHSEDAGVRCNIPYMGYETTIRLVGGRTAFEGRVEVKASGRWGTVCSMGWSTTEAMVACRQLGLGYAMHAVTETWYWDASNVTEMVLSGVKCAGHEMTLSHCQHHSTVSCQKTGTRFAAGVICSETASDLLLHAPLVQETAYIEDRPLHMLYCAAEENCLSSSARNANWPYGHRRLLRFSSQIHNNGRADFRPKAGRHSWVWHECHGHYHSMDIFTYYDLLTSNGTKVAEGHKASFCLEDTECEEDVSKRYECANFGEQGITVGCWDLYRHDIDCQWIDITDVKAGNYILQVVINPRYEVAESDFTNNAMKCNCKYDGHRIWVHSCHIGDALSEEANRRFEQYPGQLNNQIV; this is encoded by the exons GTCCaggcagagaggaagaagaaaaagaagaggaggaggaggaggaagaggaagaggagaccaTGGGTGTGGCCCTCGGCTTCCTTTGTGGGGTCTTGCTATGGGGGAGCATGGTCCAGACCAGTCCCCGCAcctccgcccccacccccacctccacttCCATCCCCACCCTGACGAGGCAGAGCCCAGGGACACCCAAGCTGCAGTTCCGTCTGGCTGGCTACCCCCGGAAGCACAATGAGGGGCGTGTCGAGGTCTTCTACAACCAGGAGTGGGGCACCATCTGTGATGATGACTTCACGCTGGCAAATGCCCACGTTCTCTGCCGCCACCTGGGCTTTGTGGCTGCCACTGGCTGGACCCACAGCGCAAAATATGGCAAAGGCGTAG GTCGCATCTGGCTGGACAATGTGAACTGCCGGGGCAGCGAGAAAAGCATCCAGGACTGCCAGTCTCGGGGCTGGGGTGTCAGTGATTGCTCGCACGAGGAGGATGCTGGCGTTGTCTGCAAGGATGAGCGCATCCCAGGCTTTGTGGACTCCAATGTCATTGAG ACCGAGCAGAACCAGGTGGAGGAGCTGCGCCTGCGGCCGGTGGTCTCCCACGCCCAGCGGGCCTTGCCGGTGACCGAAGGCATCGTGGAGGTGCGCTACAAGGGCGGCTGGGCCCAGATATGCGACGAGAACTGGGACAGCCGGAACAGCCACGTGGTCTGCGGCATGCTGGGCTTCCCTGCGGAGAAGAAGGTCAACCGCAACTTCTACAA GCGGGTTTCCAAGCCCCACCACCCCAAACCTAGACGCTGGGAGGACTTTAGGGGCAAGAAGAG gctGTACCTGGAGCGCCAGCAGCCTGCCTACCGGCTGCACTCCGTGGCCTGCACGGGGACGGAGGTCCACCTTTCCATGTGCTCCTTTGAGTTCTACAAGGGGAACGCCACGGGGGCCTGTAAGGGGGGGATGCCGGCTGTGGTGAGCTGCGTGCCCGGGCCCCTCTTTGCCCCCGGCCAGGCCCAGAAGCAgaagaggaggcggcagcagcagcagcagcagcagcagcaggaccagCGGCAG CATCGTGTCCGTCTGAAGGGTGGGGCCGGGACCGGAGAGGGGCGCGTGGAGGTGCTGAAGAAGGGCGAGTGGGGCACCGTCTGTGACGACCGCTGGAACCTGGTCTCCGCCAGCGTCGTTTGCCGTGAGCTGGGCTTTGGGAGCGCCAAGGAGGCCCTGACGGGCGCGCGCATGGGCCAAG GCATGGGTGCAATCCACATGAACGAGGTGCAGTGCCTGGGCCCTGAGAAGTCCCTCTGGAGTTGCCCGCACAAGAACATCACCCGGGAGGACTGCAAGCACTCAGAGGATGCCGGCGTCCGCTGCAACATCCCTTACATGGGCTATGAGACCACG ATTCGCCTGGTCGGTGGCCGAACGGCCTTTGAGGGCCGGGTGGAAGTGAAAGCCTCCGGCCGGTGGGGCACCGTGTGCAGCATGGGCTGGAGCACCACGGAAGCCATGGTCGCCTGTCGTCAGCTGGGCCTGGGCTATGCCATGCATGCCGTGACG GAAACATGGTACTGGGATGCCAGCAATGTGACCGAGATGGTGCTGAGCGGCGTGAAGTGTGCGGGCCACGAGATGACGCTGAGCCACTGCCAGCACCACAGCACAGTCAGCTGCCAGAAGACGGGCACTCGCTTTGCAGCTGGCGTCATCTGCTCTGAGA CTGCCTCAGATCTGCTCCTCCATGCACCACTGGTGCAGGAGACGGCCTACATCGAGGACCGCCCTCTACACATGCTCTACTGTGCTGCGGAGGAGAACTGCCTCTCCAGCAGTGCCCGCAATGCCAACTGGCCCTATGGACACCGCCGCCTCCTGCGCTTCTCCTCCCAGATCCACAATAATGGCCGAGCGGACTTCCGTCCCAAGGCAGGACGCCACTCCTGGGTCTGGCATGAATGCCACGG GCACTACCACAGCATGGACATCTTCACCTACTATGACCTCCTGACATCAAATGGCACCAAGGTAGCCGAGGGGCACAAGGCCAGCTTTTGCCTGGAGGACACGGAGTGTGAAGAAG ATGTGAGCAAGCGCTACGAGTGTGCGAACTTTGGGGAGCAGGGCATCACGGTGGGTTGCTGGGACCTCTATCGTCACGACATTGACTGCCAGTGGATTGACATCACGGACGTCAAGGCTGGGAACTACATCTTGCAG
- the LOXL3 gene encoding lysyl oxidase homolog 3 isoform X4, which produces MGVALGFLCGVLLWGSMVQTSPRTSAPTPTSTSIPTLTRQSPGTPKLQFRLAGYPRKHNEGRVEVFYNQEWGTICDDDFTLANAHVLCRHLGFVAATGWTHSAKYGKGVGRIWLDNVNCRGSEKSIQDCQSRGWGVSDCSHEEDAGVVCKDERIPGFVDSNVIETEQNQVEELRLRPVVSHAQRALPVTEGIVEVRYKGGWAQICDENWDSRNSHVVCGMLGFPAEKKVNRNFYKRVSKPHHPKPRRWEDFRGKKRLYLERQQPAYRLHSVACTGTEVHLSMCSFEFYKGNATGACKGGMPAVVSCVPGPLFAPGQAQKQKRRRQQQQQQQQQDQRQHRVRLKGGAGTGEGRVEVLKKGEWGTVCDDRWNLVSASVVCRELGFGSAKEALTGARMGQGMGAIHMNEVQCLGPEKSLWSCPHKNITREDCKHSEDAGVRCNIPYMGYETTIRLSGGRSRSEGRVEVALGAGSNGAHTWGLICGEGWGTLEAAVACRQLGLGFANHGLQETWYWDASNVTEMVLSGVKCAGHEMTLSHCQHHSTVSCQKTGTRFAAGVICSETASDLLLHAPLVQETAYIEDRPLHMLYCAAEENCLSSSARNANWPYGHRRLLRFSSQIHNNGRADFRPKAGRHSWVWHECHGHYHSMDIFTYYDLLTSNGTKVAEGHKASFCLEDTECEEDVSKRYECANFGEQGITVGCWDLYRHDIDCQWIDITDVKAGNYILQVVINPRYEVAESDFTNNAMKCNCKYDGHRIWVHSCHIGDALSEEANRRFEQYPGQLNNQIV; this is translated from the exons aTGGGTGTGGCCCTCGGCTTCCTTTGTGGGGTCTTGCTATGGGGGAGCATGGTCCAGACCAGTCCCCGCAcctccgcccccacccccacctccacttCCATCCCCACCCTGACGAGGCAGAGCCCAGGGACACCCAAGCTGCAGTTCCGTCTGGCTGGCTACCCCCGGAAGCACAATGAGGGGCGTGTCGAGGTCTTCTACAACCAGGAGTGGGGCACCATCTGTGATGATGACTTCACGCTGGCAAATGCCCACGTTCTCTGCCGCCACCTGGGCTTTGTGGCTGCCACTGGCTGGACCCACAGCGCAAAATATGGCAAAGGCGTAG GTCGCATCTGGCTGGACAATGTGAACTGCCGGGGCAGCGAGAAAAGCATCCAGGACTGCCAGTCTCGGGGCTGGGGTGTCAGTGATTGCTCGCACGAGGAGGATGCTGGCGTTGTCTGCAAGGATGAGCGCATCCCAGGCTTTGTGGACTCCAATGTCATTGAG ACCGAGCAGAACCAGGTGGAGGAGCTGCGCCTGCGGCCGGTGGTCTCCCACGCCCAGCGGGCCTTGCCGGTGACCGAAGGCATCGTGGAGGTGCGCTACAAGGGCGGCTGGGCCCAGATATGCGACGAGAACTGGGACAGCCGGAACAGCCACGTGGTCTGCGGCATGCTGGGCTTCCCTGCGGAGAAGAAGGTCAACCGCAACTTCTACAA GCGGGTTTCCAAGCCCCACCACCCCAAACCTAGACGCTGGGAGGACTTTAGGGGCAAGAAGAG gctGTACCTGGAGCGCCAGCAGCCTGCCTACCGGCTGCACTCCGTGGCCTGCACGGGGACGGAGGTCCACCTTTCCATGTGCTCCTTTGAGTTCTACAAGGGGAACGCCACGGGGGCCTGTAAGGGGGGGATGCCGGCTGTGGTGAGCTGCGTGCCCGGGCCCCTCTTTGCCCCCGGCCAGGCCCAGAAGCAgaagaggaggcggcagcagcagcagcagcagcagcagcaggaccagCGGCAG CATCGTGTCCGTCTGAAGGGTGGGGCCGGGACCGGAGAGGGGCGCGTGGAGGTGCTGAAGAAGGGCGAGTGGGGCACCGTCTGTGACGACCGCTGGAACCTGGTCTCCGCCAGCGTCGTTTGCCGTGAGCTGGGCTTTGGGAGCGCCAAGGAGGCCCTGACGGGCGCGCGCATGGGCCAAG GCATGGGTGCAATCCACATGAACGAGGTGCAGTGCCTGGGCCCTGAGAAGTCCCTCTGGAGTTGCCCGCACAAGAACATCACCCGGGAGGACTGCAAGCACTCAGAGGATGCCGGCGTCCGCTGCAACATCCCTTACATGGGCTATGAGACCACG ATCCGCTTGAGTGGGGGCCGCAGTCGCTCTGAGGGGCGGGTCGAAGTGGCTTTAGGGGCTGGGAGCAATGGGGCCCACACGTGGGGCTTGATTTGCGGAGAAGGCTGGGGCACCCTGGAAGCCGCGGTGGCTTGCCGCCAGCTGGGGCTGGGGTTTGCCAACCACGGCTTGCAA GAAACATGGTACTGGGATGCCAGCAATGTGACCGAGATGGTGCTGAGCGGCGTGAAGTGTGCGGGCCACGAGATGACGCTGAGCCACTGCCAGCACCACAGCACAGTCAGCTGCCAGAAGACGGGCACTCGCTTTGCAGCTGGCGTCATCTGCTCTGAGA CTGCCTCAGATCTGCTCCTCCATGCACCACTGGTGCAGGAGACGGCCTACATCGAGGACCGCCCTCTACACATGCTCTACTGTGCTGCGGAGGAGAACTGCCTCTCCAGCAGTGCCCGCAATGCCAACTGGCCCTATGGACACCGCCGCCTCCTGCGCTTCTCCTCCCAGATCCACAATAATGGCCGAGCGGACTTCCGTCCCAAGGCAGGACGCCACTCCTGGGTCTGGCATGAATGCCACGG GCACTACCACAGCATGGACATCTTCACCTACTATGACCTCCTGACATCAAATGGCACCAAGGTAGCCGAGGGGCACAAGGCCAGCTTTTGCCTGGAGGACACGGAGTGTGAAGAAG ATGTGAGCAAGCGCTACGAGTGTGCGAACTTTGGGGAGCAGGGCATCACGGTGGGTTGCTGGGACCTCTATCGTCACGACATTGACTGCCAGTGGATTGACATCACGGACGTCAAGGCTGGGAACTACATCTTGCAG